CGGATATTCGATTACATGGTCACCTTAATCGCAATCAGTTTACGTTGAGCTTAGATTTAAGCGGGCACAGTTTGCATCAACGAGGTTATCGCGAGGGCCAGCAGGTTAAAGCGCCTTTAAAAGAGAACGTCGCAGCGGCGATTTTAATGCGGTCAGGTTGGAAAGACATTGCAACGCAGGGCGGGGTGCTATACGACCCCATGTGTGGTTCAGGCACTTTTTTAATAGAGGCGGCGATGATGGCCGCTGACAGCGCCCCGGGTTTAGCCAAATCACAGGATATGGGCTTTTTATCTTGGTTAGGGCATCAGCGGGATATTTGGTCAAACTTGGTGGTGGAAGCTGAAAAACGTGAGGCCGAAGGTCTAAAACACTTGCCGCCGATTTACGGGTCAGATTCTCATCCGGGCGCAATCAAGATCGCCCGCCAAGCGATAGCGCAAGCCGGGTTTGACGATGTGATTGAGGTGCAGCTATTAAACATCAACGAAGCCAAACCTTGGGGTGAATGGCAACCAGGCCTGGTGGTTGCTAACCCACCTTATGGTGAACGTTTGGGCGATGAAGATGAAGTCAAAGCCTTATATATACAAATTGGCGAATGTTTAAAAACTCAGTTTGTCGGCTGGCAGGCGGCGGTTTTAACTTGTAATAAGGAGTTGGGTTTATATTTAGGCCTAAAAGCCAAGCGCGATCACAGCTTTTTTAACGGTGCGCTTGAATGTAAGTTATTCCGCTTTGAGATACAAGAAGAGTTTTTCCGTCAACCGGCGTTAAAGGCGGGTGTCGATTTAGCGGCGGAAGTTGAAGTTTCAATGGCCGATTTATCGCAAACCGAAGGTGCGCAGATGTTTGCCAATCGGTTACGCAAAAATTTAAAAAACTTACGTAAATGGGCGGATCGAAACAAGGTAACAGCTTTCCGTGTTTACGATGCCGATATGCCCGAATACGCTCTGGCGATTGATTATTACCATACGCTTGAAGCGGGTGAATGGCTGGTCGTTAACGAATATGCGGCGCCGAAAACAGTGAATGCGGCCAAGGCCAAACGCCGTTTATACGAAGCCATGTCAGTTTTGCCGGACGTAATGGATATTCCGAGTGAACGGATTTTGTTTAAAGTTCGTCAACGTCAACGTGGTGGCAGTCAATATGAAAAACTCCAAGAACGTAAAGACTATTTTACGATTATCGAAAACGGCGCCAAAGTACGGGTGAATTTTGCAGATTACCTAGATACCGGTGTGTTTTTGGATCACCGCGATGTGCGTGCGTTGGTGGGCGAGTTGTCAAAAGGCAAACGTTTATTAAACCTGTTTTGTTACACCGCCACGGCCACTGTGCAAGCTGCCGTGAAGGGTGCAGTCAGTTCGCTAAGTGTGGATATGTCGAAAACCTATTTGTACTGGGCCAAACATAATTTCATGACTAACGGTATGGATTTAGAACGCCATGAATTATTACAAGAAGATGTAGTCGCTTGGTTGCAGAATCTACCTAACTTGACGCCATTTGATGTGATCTTCCTTGATCCGCCGTCCTTCTCGTCTTCTAAACGTATGGAAGGGGTGTTGGATGTGCAGCGAGATCATGTTGATTTAATTGAGCAAACGGGGCGATTGTTGACTCAAAACGGGGTATTGGTGTTTTCCAATAATCGCCAGAAATTTAAACTTGATACAGAAGCCTTAAGCACATGGGAAATTGAAGATATTACACGTAAAACCTTGCCGGAAGACTTTAAACGCAGTCCGAAAATCCACCAGGCCTGGTTGTTACGTAAAAAATAATACACGCTCGAATTCTTGTTTGTTACCTTATATCAATAAATTTTACTATGGTTAGAGGTTTCGGTGGTTTGTTAAGTCCAGTTGCTTGATAAAAACAAAAAATAGGTCTAGCTTAGTTTTATTGGTGTTAAAAAATCATCACATAATCATTTACACAAGGAGTTTGTCATGGCGAAAGACATAAAGAAAAAAGATGTTAAAAAGGTTGTTAAGAAAGTCACTAAAAAGGCGGTCTCTAACAAGGACGTGAAAAAGAAGAATGCGAAGAAAATCATTAAAAAAGTGACCAAAGCCGTGGATAAAAAAGAGTTGTCTAGCAAGAAGAAAGTTAAAAAAGCCGTTAAGAAAGCGGTCAAAAAAGCATCCAAATAATTCTTCGCCTACTTGATCAATTTGATTAAGCGGGCTTTTCAATCCCTAGTTAAAATCCTCCCTCCCAAAAGAATGCCTTACACATTAATTCCTTGCTATTAACCTGGTTTTTATCGCGTAAAACTAAGTCTTTTCATTAAGTTAAGCCTGGATTGATCAGGTATAATAGTCGGCTTTCTTTTCGCTTAGGGTTGAGTTGTCATGTTAGGGGCCAAAAATATTTTTTCTTATCGCAAGCATTGGGCACATAAGTTCGGTGTTGCGCCGTTTTTGCCGATGACACGAGCCGAGATGGATTTATTAGGCTGGGATGCCTGCGATATTATTTTGGTGACAGGCGATGCTTATGTTGATCACCCTAGTTTTGGTATGGCGGTGGTCGGCCGTATGTTGGA
The Thiomicrospira pelophila DSM 1534 genome window above contains:
- the rlmKL gene encoding bifunctional 23S rRNA (guanine(2069)-N(7))-methyltransferase RlmK/23S rRNA (guanine(2445)-N(2))-methyltransferase RlmL, whose product is MKFFATAPSGLSELLREELMALGAQNVKAQPRGVAFEGGLVDGYRACLWSRLANRIYLVLVEAELPNQEALYDTVRAIDWSRHMSEDHSFAISFTGKGMGIEHTHFGALKIKDAVVDYFRDSRGVRPSVDVDYADIRLHGHLNRNQFTLSLDLSGHSLHQRGYREGQQVKAPLKENVAAAILMRSGWKDIATQGGVLYDPMCGSGTFLIEAAMMAADSAPGLAKSQDMGFLSWLGHQRDIWSNLVVEAEKREAEGLKHLPPIYGSDSHPGAIKIARQAIAQAGFDDVIEVQLLNINEAKPWGEWQPGLVVANPPYGERLGDEDEVKALYIQIGECLKTQFVGWQAAVLTCNKELGLYLGLKAKRDHSFFNGALECKLFRFEIQEEFFRQPALKAGVDLAAEVEVSMADLSQTEGAQMFANRLRKNLKNLRKWADRNKVTAFRVYDADMPEYALAIDYYHTLEAGEWLVVNEYAAPKTVNAAKAKRRLYEAMSVLPDVMDIPSERILFKVRQRQRGGSQYEKLQERKDYFTIIENGAKVRVNFADYLDTGVFLDHRDVRALVGELSKGKRLLNLFCYTATATVQAAVKGAVSSLSVDMSKTYLYWAKHNFMTNGMDLERHELLQEDVVAWLQNLPNLTPFDVIFLDPPSFSSSKRMEGVLDVQRDHVDLIEQTGRLLTQNGVLVFSNNRQKFKLDTEALSTWEIEDITRKTLPEDFKRSPKIHQAWLLRKK